The Xiphophorus hellerii strain 12219 chromosome 5, Xiphophorus_hellerii-4.1, whole genome shotgun sequence genome window below encodes:
- the LOC116720006 gene encoding CD48 antigen-like isoform X8, which yields METQITFICLFLVILGFSAAEVKENLTAIVGGTITLPGAVTEKGYLTYNLKIIASVSKGELDIDVNIYKNKLQWNRSSGLFMITNLQKNDSGIYTVQKGEFYSSYKLQVYDPAPTPTVTPVDVTSDLCLLICSVDKPATLLWIRDKEIQNQSRSALSLPVTVHKEDRDSSYRCVAANPAENKTVDVNLMSSCGFKQTQTLDYRRKYWIAGGLCIGFIVLIVFGFLVIQKKFLGQKSSGSQTQGRFSKRRGSPVYANSF from the exons ATGGAGACCCAGATCACctttatttgcttatttctaG TGATTCTGGgattttctgctgctgaagTGAAGGAGAATCTGACAGCAATCGTTGGAGGAACCATCACTCTACCTGGTGCTGTCACTGAGAAAGGATATCTTACATATAACTTAAAAATCATTGCTTCAGTATCTAAAGGTGAACTTGATATTGATGTGAACATTTACAAGAACAAACTTCAGTGGAACCGAAGCTCTGGACTCTTTATGATCACAAACCTGCAGAAGAACGACTCAGGAATCTATACAGTTCAAAAAGGCGAATTTTATTCTTCATATAAGCTTCAAGTTTATG ATCCAGCACCGACTCCTACAGTAACACCAGTtgatgtgacctctgacctctgcctgTTGATCTGCTCTGTGGACAAACCAGCGACTCTGCTGTGGATCAGAGACAAAGAAATACAGAACCAGAGCCGCTCTGCTCTGTCTTTACCTGTTACTGTCCATAAGGAGGATAGAGATTCATCATATAGATGTGTAGCAGCCAATCCTGCAGAGAACAAGACTGTTGATGTTAATTTAATGTCATCCTGTGGATTCAAACAGACACAAACTCTGGATTATAGAAGAAAAT ATTGGATTGCAGGTGGTCTCTGCATTGGGTTTATtgtattgattgtttttggaTTCCTGGTGATCCAGAAGAAGTTTTTGGGCCAAAAATCATCAGGCAGTCAAACACAAGGCAG GTTCAGTAAGAGAAGAGGAAGTCCAGTATACGCCAATTCATTTTAA
- the LOC116720006 gene encoding CD48 antigen-like isoform X6: protein METQITFICLFLVILGFSAAEVKENLTAIVGGTITLPGAVTEKGYLTYNLKIIASVSKGELDIDVNIYKNKLQWNRSSGLFMITNLQKNDSGIYTVQKGEFYSSYKLQVYDPAPTPTVTPVDVTSDLCLLICSVDKPATLLWIRDKEIQNQSRSALSLPVTVHKEDRDSSYRCVAANPAENKTVDVNLMSSCGFKQTQTLDYRRKYWIAGGLCIGFIVLIVFGFLVIQKKFLGQKSSGSQTQGSRFSKRRGSPVYANSF, encoded by the exons ATGGAGACCCAGATCACctttatttgcttatttctaG TGATTCTGGgattttctgctgctgaagTGAAGGAGAATCTGACAGCAATCGTTGGAGGAACCATCACTCTACCTGGTGCTGTCACTGAGAAAGGATATCTTACATATAACTTAAAAATCATTGCTTCAGTATCTAAAGGTGAACTTGATATTGATGTGAACATTTACAAGAACAAACTTCAGTGGAACCGAAGCTCTGGACTCTTTATGATCACAAACCTGCAGAAGAACGACTCAGGAATCTATACAGTTCAAAAAGGCGAATTTTATTCTTCATATAAGCTTCAAGTTTATG ATCCAGCACCGACTCCTACAGTAACACCAGTtgatgtgacctctgacctctgcctgTTGATCTGCTCTGTGGACAAACCAGCGACTCTGCTGTGGATCAGAGACAAAGAAATACAGAACCAGAGCCGCTCTGCTCTGTCTTTACCTGTTACTGTCCATAAGGAGGATAGAGATTCATCATATAGATGTGTAGCAGCCAATCCTGCAGAGAACAAGACTGTTGATGTTAATTTAATGTCATCCTGTGGATTCAAACAGACACAAACTCTGGATTATAGAAGAAAAT ATTGGATTGCAGGTGGTCTCTGCATTGGGTTTATtgtattgattgtttttggaTTCCTGGTGATCCAGAAGAAGTTTTTGGGCCAAAAATCATCAGGCAGTCAAACACAAGGCAG CAGGTTCAGTAAGAGAAGAGGAAGTCCAGTATACGCCAATTCATTTTAA
- the LOC116720006 gene encoding CD48 antigen-like isoform X3: METQITFICLFLVILGFSAAEVKENLTAIVGGTITLPGAVTEKGYLTYNLKIIASVSKGELDIDVNIYKNKLQWNRSSGLFMITNLQKNDSGIYTVQKGEFYSSYKLQVYDPAPTPTVTPVDVTSDLCLLICSVDKPATLLWIRDKEIQNQSRSALSLPVTVHKEDRDSSYRCVAANPAENKTVDVNLMSSCGFKQTQTLDYRRKYWIAGGLCIGFIVLIVFGFLVIQKKFLGQKSSGSQTQGRRRENRSCWRPGNRTKPLKLRITI; encoded by the exons ATGGAGACCCAGATCACctttatttgcttatttctaG TGATTCTGGgattttctgctgctgaagTGAAGGAGAATCTGACAGCAATCGTTGGAGGAACCATCACTCTACCTGGTGCTGTCACTGAGAAAGGATATCTTACATATAACTTAAAAATCATTGCTTCAGTATCTAAAGGTGAACTTGATATTGATGTGAACATTTACAAGAACAAACTTCAGTGGAACCGAAGCTCTGGACTCTTTATGATCACAAACCTGCAGAAGAACGACTCAGGAATCTATACAGTTCAAAAAGGCGAATTTTATTCTTCATATAAGCTTCAAGTTTATG ATCCAGCACCGACTCCTACAGTAACACCAGTtgatgtgacctctgacctctgcctgTTGATCTGCTCTGTGGACAAACCAGCGACTCTGCTGTGGATCAGAGACAAAGAAATACAGAACCAGAGCCGCTCTGCTCTGTCTTTACCTGTTACTGTCCATAAGGAGGATAGAGATTCATCATATAGATGTGTAGCAGCCAATCCTGCAGAGAACAAGACTGTTGATGTTAATTTAATGTCATCCTGTGGATTCAAACAGACACAAACTCTGGATTATAGAAGAAAAT ATTGGATTGCAGGTGGTCTCTGCATTGGGTTTATtgtattgattgtttttggaTTCCTGGTGATCCAGAAGAAGTTTTTGGGCCAAAAATCATCAGGCAGTCAAACACAAGGCAG aagaaGAGAAAACCGGAGCTGCTGGCGCCcaggaaacagaacaaaacctttaaaactcAGGATTaccatttga
- the LOC116720006 gene encoding CD48 antigen-like isoform X4: METQITFICLFLVILGFSAAEVKENLTAIVGGTITLPGAVTEKGYLTYNLKIIASVSKGELDIDVNIYKNKLQWNRSSGLFMITNLQKNDSGIYTVQKGEFYSSYKLQVYDPAPTPTVTPVDVTSDLCLLICSVDKPATLLWIRDKEIQNQSRSALSLPVTVHKEDRDSSYRCVAANPAENKTVDVNLMSSCGFKQTQTLDYRRKYWIAGGLCIGFIVLIVFGFLVIQKKFLGQKSSGSQTQGRRENRSCWRPGNRTKPLKLRITI, encoded by the exons ATGGAGACCCAGATCACctttatttgcttatttctaG TGATTCTGGgattttctgctgctgaagTGAAGGAGAATCTGACAGCAATCGTTGGAGGAACCATCACTCTACCTGGTGCTGTCACTGAGAAAGGATATCTTACATATAACTTAAAAATCATTGCTTCAGTATCTAAAGGTGAACTTGATATTGATGTGAACATTTACAAGAACAAACTTCAGTGGAACCGAAGCTCTGGACTCTTTATGATCACAAACCTGCAGAAGAACGACTCAGGAATCTATACAGTTCAAAAAGGCGAATTTTATTCTTCATATAAGCTTCAAGTTTATG ATCCAGCACCGACTCCTACAGTAACACCAGTtgatgtgacctctgacctctgcctgTTGATCTGCTCTGTGGACAAACCAGCGACTCTGCTGTGGATCAGAGACAAAGAAATACAGAACCAGAGCCGCTCTGCTCTGTCTTTACCTGTTACTGTCCATAAGGAGGATAGAGATTCATCATATAGATGTGTAGCAGCCAATCCTGCAGAGAACAAGACTGTTGATGTTAATTTAATGTCATCCTGTGGATTCAAACAGACACAAACTCTGGATTATAGAAGAAAAT ATTGGATTGCAGGTGGTCTCTGCATTGGGTTTATtgtattgattgtttttggaTTCCTGGTGATCCAGAAGAAGTTTTTGGGCCAAAAATCATCAGGCAGTCAAACACAAGGCAG aaGAGAAAACCGGAGCTGCTGGCGCCcaggaaacagaacaaaacctttaaaactcAGGATTaccatttga
- the LOC116720006 gene encoding CD48 antigen-like isoform X7 — protein METQITFICLFLVILGFSAAEVKENLTAIVGGTITLPGAVTEKGYLTYNLKIIASVSKGELDIDVNIYKNKLQWNRSSGLFMITNLQKNDSGIYTVQKGEFYSSYKLQVYDPAPTPTVTPVDVTSDLCLLICSVDKPATLLWIRDKEIQNQSRSALSLPVTVHKEDRDSSYRCVAANPAENKTVDVNLMSSCGFKQTQTLDYRRKYWIAGGLCIGFIVLIVFGFLVIQKKFLGQKSSGSQTQEEKTGAAGAQETEQNL, from the exons ATGGAGACCCAGATCACctttatttgcttatttctaG TGATTCTGGgattttctgctgctgaagTGAAGGAGAATCTGACAGCAATCGTTGGAGGAACCATCACTCTACCTGGTGCTGTCACTGAGAAAGGATATCTTACATATAACTTAAAAATCATTGCTTCAGTATCTAAAGGTGAACTTGATATTGATGTGAACATTTACAAGAACAAACTTCAGTGGAACCGAAGCTCTGGACTCTTTATGATCACAAACCTGCAGAAGAACGACTCAGGAATCTATACAGTTCAAAAAGGCGAATTTTATTCTTCATATAAGCTTCAAGTTTATG ATCCAGCACCGACTCCTACAGTAACACCAGTtgatgtgacctctgacctctgcctgTTGATCTGCTCTGTGGACAAACCAGCGACTCTGCTGTGGATCAGAGACAAAGAAATACAGAACCAGAGCCGCTCTGCTCTGTCTTTACCTGTTACTGTCCATAAGGAGGATAGAGATTCATCATATAGATGTGTAGCAGCCAATCCTGCAGAGAACAAGACTGTTGATGTTAATTTAATGTCATCCTGTGGATTCAAACAGACACAAACTCTGGATTATAGAAGAAAAT ATTGGATTGCAGGTGGTCTCTGCATTGGGTTTATtgtattgattgtttttggaTTCCTGGTGATCCAGAAGAAGTTTTTGGGCCAAAAATCATCAGGCAGTCAAACACAAG aaGAGAAAACCGGAGCTGCTGGCGCCcaggaaacagaacaaaacctttaa
- the LOC116720006 gene encoding CD48 antigen-like isoform X5, with the protein METQITFICLFLVILGFSAAEVKENLTAIVGGTITLPGAVTEKGYLTYNLKIIASVSKGELDIDVNIYKNKLQWNRSSGLFMITNLQKNDSGIYTVQKGEFYSSYKLQVYDPAPTPTVTPVDVTSDLCLLICSVDKPATLLWIRDKEIQNQSRSALSLPVTVHKEDRDSSYRCVAANPAENKTVDVNLMSSCGFKQTQTLDYRRKYWIAGGLCIGFIVLIVFGFLVIQKKFLGQKSSGSQTQEEEKTGAAGAQETEQNL; encoded by the exons ATGGAGACCCAGATCACctttatttgcttatttctaG TGATTCTGGgattttctgctgctgaagTGAAGGAGAATCTGACAGCAATCGTTGGAGGAACCATCACTCTACCTGGTGCTGTCACTGAGAAAGGATATCTTACATATAACTTAAAAATCATTGCTTCAGTATCTAAAGGTGAACTTGATATTGATGTGAACATTTACAAGAACAAACTTCAGTGGAACCGAAGCTCTGGACTCTTTATGATCACAAACCTGCAGAAGAACGACTCAGGAATCTATACAGTTCAAAAAGGCGAATTTTATTCTTCATATAAGCTTCAAGTTTATG ATCCAGCACCGACTCCTACAGTAACACCAGTtgatgtgacctctgacctctgcctgTTGATCTGCTCTGTGGACAAACCAGCGACTCTGCTGTGGATCAGAGACAAAGAAATACAGAACCAGAGCCGCTCTGCTCTGTCTTTACCTGTTACTGTCCATAAGGAGGATAGAGATTCATCATATAGATGTGTAGCAGCCAATCCTGCAGAGAACAAGACTGTTGATGTTAATTTAATGTCATCCTGTGGATTCAAACAGACACAAACTCTGGATTATAGAAGAAAAT ATTGGATTGCAGGTGGTCTCTGCATTGGGTTTATtgtattgattgtttttggaTTCCTGGTGATCCAGAAGAAGTTTTTGGGCCAAAAATCATCAGGCAGTCAAACACAAG aagaaGAGAAAACCGGAGCTGCTGGCGCCcaggaaacagaacaaaacctttaa
- the LOC116719349 gene encoding NACHT, LRR and PYD domains-containing protein 12-like, which yields MEHDKLMDIIKKNLKASLQKRFTWTYEGTSDSWIKLQDVYTKLFIVQQADQPGCVQHEILHHFMLPDEKSPHTEFNYEQINSLDIFKPGKKHFQRQSTHCKSIQRVMTKGIAGIGKTFAVQNFSLNWAEGKSNQHIDLIFVLPFRELNMIKDGEHSLLQLLLYFYPELKPLKDAKRLINEKILFILDGLDENRYLLDFKEAMSVTDINQKTTVDVLLINLIRGNLLPDALLWITSRPAAASQIPSKYIDQVTEVQGFTDQEKNKYFRKRLSSVQKAEELLSGLRGMISFHLMGHIPVFCWVIAEVFKKGWSDRRITTMTELYIYYVLIQTKRTTQKYESKSSKKESRKRISNLQNTGFLLNLSRLAFEQLHKGNIIFYEEDLTDCGIDADDASLFCGLCSEILKQEFGLYQKKMFSFVHLSFQEFLAAVYVFHCCKTNDLGPLRSFLGVDPTDMSFLELQKKVVDKAVQSEKGQLDLFLCFFLGLSLRPNQEMIQILLPQTESSSDTTDSLKAYIRSFHADNIPTERCINLFLCKFELKEREFQDDIGKYLKLGVRLSTIDCSVLSTLLQMSGEVIEELDLTRCCILDSGTEKLLQLVGNCKKAVLKSRHVLDFNLHILLSILQSEDSSLQELCLHGSHTVQTALPFELFVVLERPVCKLQTLRLSGFSLDFMRCRQLATVLQVKQSNLTTLDLTNCTYSYVKNYSGNILEHEKKEKYEDFIDEATPLTRISTGLIGPLCKLKEFGMKSCNLRSGCCQVFASALSSNSQLRKLDLSCNQIQDLGVQLLSVGLGDSDCQLESLRLSCCGISQEGCASLASALKSNPVHLIELDVSYNHPGQLGVKMLLERLEDPKCRLEKLNVDHDEDYWINPQLLNKYACDLTFDINTANEYLILSECNRTVSLMQEKQKYPDHPERFKYEGQVMCREALTGRRYWEVEATSVQNMGVAFKEVQRKGCDFQMDWSDKTWMLHNYLLHGFTFRHGHQEVYVPITFIDDQEFVARPRPMRVGLFLDWPAGILCFYWLSGDTRTLLHTFHSTFTEPVYPAFTVQAFSLTLLTVEKLEPDHVPLGFTPEVSRERVGVSYSFQFPGSGLFRCSLTGLVFGVTREAELTYKTEIWDEKLLQTANKLPGGPLFSIECPQGCITELQLPHCQPAAAQQPDCLSVGHITDDGMIVLPPLRVTETHVVLSVSHLSGFGVVLDRIKKFLTKPIRGQVLLFLRQLQRPLSILSVILLPSNVPLQDVKEQHSGSKFIQAPSFCSFHKGKTYRLHSDPAGLTIQPKTAQFFENYGPNYHATFEITLSTRAEDVTVKVQSPEEENVWDYALHLPAPASPGPADQRRLRLGESLSAEEKLRSVRPDFIDHVSNPVLDKLLDELQHCRVISDAEADQIRTKPRAEKARELIDSVRKKGAEASSRMTSALCSNDPYLSSELGLL from the exons ATGGAACATGACAAACTTATGgacatcattaaaaaaaatcttaaagccAGTCTTCAGAAAAGATTTACCTGGACATACGAGGGAACGTCAGACAGTTGGATCAAACTCCAGGATGTTTACACAAAGCTCTTCATTGTGCAACAGGCTGACCAACCAGGCTGCGTCCAACATGAGATTCTGCATCATTTTATGCTCCCTGATGAAAAGTCACCACATACAGAGTTTAACTATGAGCAAATCAACAGTCTGGACATTTTTaaaccaggaaaaaaacatttccaacgACAATCAACACATTGTAAATCCATCCAAAGAGTGATGACAAAAGGCATTGCTGGTATCGGGAAAACGTTTGCCGTCCAGAACTTTTCTCTAAACTGGGCAGAGGGCAAATCCAATCAGCACATTGATTTAATCTTCGTCCTccctttcagagagctgaacaTGATTAAAGATGGGGAACAcagtctgctgcagctcctcctttACTTCTACCCTGAGCTCAAACCACTCAAAGATGCAAAACGGCTAATTAACGAGAAAATCCTGTTCATCCTTGATGGCCTGGATGAAAATCGATATCTACTGGACTTTAAAGAAGCCATGAGTGTGACTGACATAAATCAGAAAACTACGGTTGATGTGTTGCTCATCAACCTGATCAGAGGCAATCTGCTGCCTGATGCTTTGCTGTGGATTACATCCAGACCTGCTGCAGCCTCCCAGATTCCCTCGAAATACATTGACCAGGTGACAGAAGTGCAGGGATTCACCGACCAAGAAAAGAACAAGTACTTCCGAAAGAGACTGAGTTCTGTCCAAAAGGCTGAAGAACTCCTGTCAGGTCTCAGAGGGATGATAAGCTTCCATTTAATGGGACATATACCTGTGTTTTGTTGGGTTATTGCTGAGGTATTTAAGAAGGGATGGAGTGACCGAAGAATCACAACAATGACTGAGTTGTACATCTATTATGTCCTGATCCAAACCAAGAGAACAACACAGAAATATGAGTCAAAAAGTTCCAAGAAAGAATCCCGAAAGAGAATATCAAATCTTCAGAACACTGGTTTCCTGTTAAACCTATCCAGACTGGCCTTTGAGCAGCTTCATAAAGGAAACATCATCTTCTATGAGGAAGACCTGACAGACTGTGGCATTGATGCTGATGACGCTTCTTTGTTTTGTGGGCTTTGCTCAGAAATCCTGAAGCAAGAATTTGGTTTGTACCAAAAGAAGATGTTCAGTTTTGTGCATTTGAGCTTTCAGGAGTTTCTAGCTGCTGTTTACGTTTTCCACTGCTGCAAGACGAACGACCTCGGTCCTCTGAGGTCATTCCTGGGAGTTGACCCTACAGATATGAGTTTCCTGGAGCTGCAGAAAAAGGTTGTAGATAAAGCTGTGCAGAGTGAGAAGGGTCAGTTAGacctgtttctctgtttcttcctTGGACTCTCACTGAGGCCAAATCAAGAAATGATTCAAATTTTGCTTCCCCAGACAGAGAGCAGCTCAGACACTACTGACAGTTTAAAAGCCTACATAAGGAGTTTTCATGCTGATAACATCCCAACAGAGAGGTGCATTAATCTTTTCCTCTGCAAGTTTGAGCTCAAAGAAAGAGAATTTCAGGATGACATTGGGAAGTATCTGAAATTAGGAGTGAGACTCTCAACCATTGACTGCTCAGTGCTGTCAACGCTGCTGCAGATGTCTGGTGAAGTGATTGAAGAGCTCGATCTGACGAGATGCTGTATATTGGATTCTGGGACTGAGAAGCTTCTTCAGCTAGTAGGGAACTGCAAGAAGGCTGT ACTCAAGAGTAGACATGTGCTAGACTTTAACCTCCACATACTGCTGTCCATCCTTCAGTCAGAAGATTCAAGCTTACAAGAGCTGTGTCTGCATGGTTCTCATACCGTACAGACGGCTCTTCCTTTTGAACTCTTCGTTGTGCTGGAAAGGCCTGTGTGTAAACTGCAGACCCTCAG attgtctggTTTCTCTCTGGACTTCATGAGGTGTCGCCAACTTGCCACCGTGCTGCAAGTCAAACAATCCAACTTGACAACATTGGACTTGACAAACTGTACTTACAGTTATGTTAAGAATTACTCTGGGAATATTTTAGAACAtgagaagaaggaaaaatatgaagattttattGACGAAGCGACTCCGTTGACTCGGATTTCTACCGGATTGATTGGGCCTCTTTGCAAACTGAAGGAATTTGG AATGAAGAGCTGTAATTTGAGAAGTGGATGCTGTCAGGTGTTTGCCTCAGCTCTGAGCTCCAACAGCCAGCTGAGAAAACTCGATTTGAGTTGCAACCAGATCCAGGATTTGGGAGTGCAGCTCCTCTCTGTTGGTCTGGGCGATTCAGACTGTCAGCTGGAGTCTCTCAG ATTGTCATGCTGTGGGATCTCACAGGAAGGATGTGCCTCtttggcctcggctctgaagtccaaccctgTCCATCTAATAGAGCTAGACGTTAGCTATAACCACCCGGGTCAGCTTGGAGTCAAGATGCTCCTTGAGAGACTGGAGGACCCAAAATGCAGACTGGAAAAACTCAA TGTGGACCATGATGAAGATTATTGGATCAACCCACAGCTTCTGAACAAAT acGCCTGTGATTTGACCTTTGACATCAATACTGCCAATGAATACCTCATCCTGTCTGAGTGCAACAGAACAGTTAGTTTGATGCAGGAAAAGCAGAAGTATCCTGATCACCCAGAAAGGTTTAAATATGAGGGTCAGGTGATGTGCAGAGAAGCTCTGACTGGACGCcgttactgggaggtggaggcGACATCAGTCCAAAACATGGGAGTGGCTTTTAAGGAGGTTCAGAGGAAAGGATGCGACTTTCAGATGGACTGGAGCGATAAGACCTGGATGTTACATAACTATTTACTGCATGGTTTTACGTTTCGCCACGGGCATCAGGAAGTCTACGTTCCGATCACATTTATTGATGATCAAGAATTCGTGGCCCGACCCCGACCCATGAGAGTTGGACTGTTTCTGGACTGGCCAGCTGgtattctgtgtttttactgGCTGTCTGGTGACACAAGAACTCTGCTTCAcaccttccactcaacttttacTGAGCCTGTTTACCCAGCATTCACCGTTCAGGCCTTTTCTTTGACTCTGCTGACTGTTGAGAAACTGGAACCAGACCAT GTTCCCTTGGGCTTCACACCTGAGGTGAGCAGAGAGAGGGTCGGTGTCTCTTACAG CTTCCAGTTTCCTGGTTCAGGTCTGTTCCGGTGTTCTCTGACTGGTCTGGTGTTCGGAGTGACCCGGGAGGCGGAGCTGACGTACAAGACTGAAATCTGGGATGAGAAGCTGCTGCAGACGGCGAACAAGCTGCCAGGCGGACCTTTGTTCAGCATCGAATGTCCTCAGGGCTGCAtcacagagctgcagctgcCGCACTGCCAGCCTGCAGCAG CCCAGCAGCCTGACTGCCTCTCTGTCGGCCACATCACTGATGATGGGATGATCGTCCTTCCGCCACTCCGGGTCACAGAAACCCACGTGGTGCTGAGTGTCTCACACCTTTCTGGCTTCGGCGTCGTGTTGGACCGGATCAAGAAGTTCCTGACCAAGCCGATTCGGGGCCAAGTTCTGCTGTTCCTGAGGCAGCTGCAGCGACCTCTCAGCATCCTCAGTGTGATTCTGCTGCCCAGCAACGTTCCTCTGCAGGAT GTGAAAGAGCAGCACAGCGGCTCTAAGTTCATCCAGGCTCCATCCTTCTGCTCCTTCCACAAAGGGAAAACCTACCGCCTCCACAGCGACCCGGCGGGCCTCACCATCCAACCCAAA ACAGCTCAGTTCTTTGAGAACTACGGGCCAAATTACCACGCCACGTTTGAGATCACGCTGTCGACGAGAGCGGAGGACGTGACTGTGAAGGTCCAGAGTCCGGAAGAGGAAAACGTCTGGGACTACGCCCTGCACCTGCCAG CTCCAGCCTCTCCTGGTCCGGCAGACCAAAGGCGACTGCGGCTCGGGGAAAGTTTGTCAGCGGAGGAGAAGCTGAGAAGTGTCCGACCGGACTTCATTGATCACGTGTCCAACCCGGTTCTGGACAAGCTGCTGGACGAGCTGCAGCACTGCAGGGTGATATCAGATGCTGAAGCGGaccagatcagaaccaaacCCAGAGCAGAAAAAGCCCGAGAGCTGATTGACTCGGTGAGGAAGAAAGGAGCAGAGGCCAGCTCCAGAATGACCTCTGCCCTCTGCTCCAACGACCCGTATCTGAGCAGCGAACTGGGCTTACTGTGA